The window CGCCGTCCGGGGGCTGGCGCAGTCGCACATCGCGGACATCAGCACCCTCGCCGACGCCTTCTTCGCCGAGGTCGACGGCGTCCGTGCGGTCTCCTTCGAGGAGTTCGACGACCTGCAGCGCGCCGGTGACGCCCTGCTTGTCGACGTCCGCCCCGCCCCCGAGTTCGCCGCCGGCCATGCGGAGGGCGCGGTCAACATCCCTCTCGCCGACCTCGACCGCCGCCTCGCGGAGCTGCCCGCCGACCGGACGGTCGTGGCGTACTGCCGCGGCCCCTACTGCGTCTTCGCCGCCCACGCGGTGACCCGCCTCCGGGAGGCGGGCCTGCAGGCGGTGAGGCTCGCGGAGGGCTACCCCGAGTGGCGGGCGGCGGGTCGCCCGGTGGGGCGCCGGAATTCCTCCTGACCGGCCGCGACAACTTGGGCGCGGCGCCCTGATGTTTCCCCTGGCGAGGGACGAGTCGACGCCGATGTCGCCTACCGGTCGGAGTCTCGCTAGTGCGCCGCCGCTTCCTTCCGGCCGGTCAGCGCCTGCACCCCGTCGACGGTGAGGGCGACCACCATGCCCCACAGCAGGCCGAACACCAGCGAGAAGAAGGTGTTGACCAGCCAGCCGAGGATGCCGCCACCGGCGGCGACCTCCAGGGAGTGGATCGTGTCGTAGGGCCAGGTGACGCCGAACTCGGCGAGGCCCACCAGGATGATGTGGCCGCCGACCCACAGCATCGCGAATGTGCCCACCACCGCGATCGTGGACAGCACCTTCGGCATCGCGGTGACCAGGCCACGGCCGAAGGCGGCGCCGGGGCCGCCCCGTTCGGTCATGTGGAGGCCGATGTCGTCCATCTTCACCAGCACGCCGACCGCGCCGTAGACCAGGGCGGTGATGCCGATCGCCACGACCACCAGGACGGCGGCGCGGAAGGCCATCGGCTGGTGGGCGACCTCGTTGAGGGAGATGACCATGATCTCCGCGGAGAGGATCAGGTCGGTCATGATCGCGCCCTTGACCAGTTTGTCCTCGTCGGCGGCGGTCTTGTCTGCACCCTGCGCGTGGGTGTCCCCCTCGCCCTTGCCGTGGCCCTTGAGCTTGTGGAGCACCTTGTGGGCGCCCTCGAAGCACAGGTACGTGCCGCCGAGCATGAGGATCGGGGTCAGCG of the Corynebacterium humireducens NBRC 106098 = DSM 45392 genome contains:
- a CDS encoding metalloregulator ArsR/SmtB family transcription factor, which translates into the protein MPPQASDPRAFKDEIFGHIARIGAALGHAKRVEILDVLLQGERTVESLSQQVAASVANTSRHLQILAAAGLVTRRAEGTSRVYRVADDEVADLHLAVRGLAQSHIADISTLADAFFAEVDGVRAVSFEEFDDLQRAGDALLVDVRPAPEFAAGHAEGAVNIPLADLDRRLAELPADRTVVAYCRGPYCVFAAHAVTRLREAGLQAVRLAEGYPEWRAAGRPVGRRNSS
- a CDS encoding DUF808 domain-containing protein; this encodes MAGGLLALLDDVALIARAAAASVDDVAAAAGKTSVKAAGVVVDDAAVTPRYVTGIQPARELPMIWRITKGSLVNKLVIILPVALLLSWLAPWALTPILMLGGTYLCFEGAHKVLHKLKGHGKGEGDTHAQGADKTAADEDKLVKGAIMTDLILSAEIMVISLNEVAHQPMAFRAAVLVVVAIGITALVYGAVGVLVKMDDIGLHMTERGGPGAAFGRGLVTAMPKVLSTIAVVGTFAMLWVGGHIILVGLAEFGVTWPYDTIHSLEVAAGGGILGWLVNTFFSLVFGLLWGMVVALTVDGVQALTGRKEAAAH